In Geopsychrobacter electrodiphilus DSM 16401, a single window of DNA contains:
- a CDS encoding PKD domain-containing protein has protein sequence MIGGKGSFQAGSVLKRALKAYFRLWLTLFILVLSGCGGGGGGGVGNDLVYTGRPTQASLTSVNAIEMALGAYNGGPDMASLSLPGASLQALTNGRVPRQSGLLQYGEQIRRLADKITFTSQTAATPLSIQTATNTILGPCGGSAVLTLNVETTNGIFNGSLNYANYCEEGITAAGNLSLSGRVDLVTLEPQQMTISFKLLTLSNTDQSATISGTMAFSYALPVETSTLNYLLRDDASGKICRIENYIILTTVGVNQTETQYQSGRYFQPDLGYVDLASSSSFVEDPTALGPSSGELLLSGANLSKTSLRAIASNAYEVSTDTNGDGTFDWNSGLLHWSSINAAPLADAGLDLNVETGTQVVLDGSGSSDPEGGALTYSWSLVSKPFGSSALLINPTLVNPRFTADYDGSYMLSLVVSDATMTSTADMVTVTAATSNYAPVANAGSDQNVTTGSLVSLDGSASTDAETSPLSYSWSFASVPSGSSALLSDPTAVNPSFTADLDGLYTLNLVVNDGLLSSAVDSVVVRASPSVSAIQLLIDSATDGETIQVAPGTYYGTIDFKGKAIRVESLSGPAVTIIDGNLAGPVVSFITGEGASSILSGFTIRNGRASDEGGGVSIQSASPTLTNNIITMNQACTGSGIAIGFGSPLIQGNRISDNVQAGCSGGIGGGGISLRGSAAAQILENTISNNSTGSSGGGISLFAAGTPIIRGNIISGNQSASGGGIELVNFSDALIVQNLIFGNTAGSGGGIHWLVPSGNRGPLLVNNTIADNDSLQGSGIYADGYDVQTRLVNNLIIGKSGQTAVYCGDFNDLNPPLFDFNNIYTQGGLAYGGFCTAQTGLNGNLSLAPLFVAPASGNYHLHSSSPAVDAGDNSAPDLPATDPDGDLRILDGNNDSSVIIDMGWDEYAAPL, from the coding sequence ATGATTGGAGGTAAAGGCAGTTTTCAGGCAGGAAGCGTTTTGAAACGTGCTCTCAAGGCGTATTTCAGGTTGTGGCTGACACTCTTTATCCTGGTGCTGTCGGGCTGCGGTGGCGGTGGCGGCGGAGGGGTTGGAAACGATCTGGTTTATACCGGTCGCCCCACTCAGGCCAGTCTTACCAGCGTCAACGCTATTGAGATGGCGCTGGGGGCCTACAATGGTGGACCAGATATGGCCAGTCTTTCCTTGCCGGGTGCGAGCCTCCAGGCTCTCACCAACGGCAGAGTTCCCCGGCAATCCGGGTTACTGCAGTATGGCGAGCAGATTCGCCGCCTGGCAGACAAAATAACCTTCACCAGCCAGACAGCCGCGACCCCCCTCAGCATCCAGACGGCCACAAATACCATCCTCGGCCCCTGTGGTGGCAGCGCAGTCCTGACCCTCAATGTGGAGACGACGAACGGAATCTTTAATGGAAGCCTGAACTATGCCAACTACTGCGAAGAGGGGATCACGGCTGCAGGGAATCTCAGTCTTTCAGGCAGGGTTGATCTGGTGACTCTGGAGCCTCAGCAGATGACGATTTCGTTCAAGCTGCTGACGCTCTCCAACACCGATCAATCCGCAACTATCAGCGGAACTATGGCGTTCAGCTATGCCTTGCCAGTCGAGACCTCAACCCTGAACTATCTTCTGCGGGATGATGCTTCGGGCAAGATTTGCCGAATTGAGAACTACATTATCCTCACAACGGTCGGGGTTAACCAGACCGAGACGCAATATCAGTCAGGCCGCTATTTTCAGCCAGATCTAGGTTATGTTGATCTTGCCAGCAGTTCGTCTTTCGTTGAAGACCCGACCGCCCTCGGCCCTTCGAGTGGAGAGTTACTGCTCAGCGGGGCGAATTTGAGCAAAACCTCCCTGCGGGCCATTGCCTCCAACGCTTATGAGGTCTCGACCGATACCAATGGTGACGGAACCTTCGACTGGAACTCAGGCCTGTTGCATTGGAGCAGTATCAATGCTGCCCCCCTCGCCGATGCCGGTCTGGATCTGAACGTTGAAACAGGCACACAGGTGGTTCTCGATGGCAGCGGCAGCAGCGATCCCGAAGGTGGCGCCCTGACCTACAGCTGGAGCTTGGTCTCCAAACCGTTCGGCAGTTCGGCACTCCTGATTAATCCAACCCTGGTTAATCCCAGGTTCACAGCTGATTACGACGGCAGCTACATGTTAAGTCTCGTCGTCAGCGACGCGACTATGACCAGCACAGCGGACATGGTCACAGTCACGGCGGCAACGTCAAATTACGCCCCGGTCGCTAACGCCGGATCCGACCAGAATGTTACGACCGGGAGTTTGGTCAGTCTTGATGGAAGCGCAAGCACTGACGCCGAGACCAGCCCTTTGAGCTACAGCTGGAGCTTCGCCTCAGTTCCGTCCGGCAGCAGTGCCCTGCTCTCGGATCCCACCGCCGTAAATCCCAGCTTTACCGCTGATCTGGATGGTCTCTATACCCTGAATCTGGTTGTTAATGACGGGCTGCTGAGCAGTGCGGTGGACAGCGTGGTGGTGCGGGCCTCGCCGTCAGTGTCAGCAATTCAGCTGCTCATCGACAGTGCCACCGATGGTGAGACAATCCAGGTCGCGCCGGGAACCTATTATGGGACCATCGATTTTAAGGGCAAGGCGATCAGGGTTGAGAGTCTGAGCGGTCCGGCCGTGACTATCATCGATGGCAACCTGGCTGGTCCGGTGGTTAGCTTTATCACCGGCGAAGGTGCTTCTTCGATTCTTAGTGGCTTCACCATCCGCAATGGCAGAGCCAGTGACGAAGGTGGCGGGGTCAGCATCCAGAGCGCTTCACCGACCCTGACCAACAACATCATCACCATGAATCAGGCCTGCACCGGTTCCGGAATCGCCATCGGCTTCGGTTCACCTCTCATTCAGGGGAACAGGATCTCGGACAACGTTCAGGCCGGGTGCAGCGGCGGCATTGGCGGTGGAGGGATCAGTCTTCGAGGCAGCGCCGCCGCGCAAATTCTGGAGAATACTATAAGCAATAATTCCACCGGCAGCAGTGGCGGCGGAATTTCTCTCTTTGCCGCCGGTACTCCTATCATCAGGGGTAACATCATCAGCGGCAACCAGAGCGCCAGCGGCGGCGGGATAGAACTAGTGAATTTTTCGGACGCGTTGATTGTTCAGAACCTGATATTCGGCAATACCGCCGGGAGCGGCGGTGGTATCCATTGGCTCGTGCCCTCGGGAAACCGAGGTCCTCTGCTGGTCAATAATACAATCGCGGATAATGACAGTCTGCAGGGGTCAGGAATCTATGCCGACGGCTATGACGTCCAGACGCGCCTGGTCAATAATCTTATAATCGGCAAAAGCGGCCAGACCGCCGTCTACTGCGGTGATTTCAACGACCTGAACCCGCCGCTCTTCGATTTCAACAACATCTACACCCAGGGCGGCCTGGCCTATGGCGGATTTTGTACCGCCCAGACCGGTCTCAATGGCAACCTCTCGCTGGCTCCTCTCTTTGTCGCACCCGCCAGCGGGAACTATCATCTGCACTCCAGCTCGCCGGCCGTTGATGCCGGTGACAACAGCGCACCGGATCTGCCAGCAACCGATCCGGATGGTGATCTGCGTATCCTGGATGGCAACAATGACAGCAGCGTGATTATTGATATGGGCTGGGACGAATATGCCGCGCCGCTTTAG